From one Streptomyces sp. Q6 genomic stretch:
- a CDS encoding MerR family transcriptional regulator: MKIGELAAATGTSVRLLRYYEEQGLLEAYRLDSGHRRYDDNAPAVVRRIRALLDAGLPTRVIRDLLPCVRQDGTVAGCKLETLQEHLQGLDERIGALSETRTSLAGLISAAQAREPALG, from the coding sequence ATGAAGATCGGTGAGCTCGCCGCCGCGACGGGCACCTCAGTCCGACTGCTGCGTTACTACGAGGAGCAAGGCCTACTGGAGGCCTATCGCCTCGACAGCGGCCACCGCCGCTACGACGACAACGCCCCCGCCGTGGTCCGCCGCATTCGCGCGCTGCTGGACGCCGGCCTGCCGACGCGGGTCATCCGCGACCTGCTGCCGTGCGTTCGCCAGGACGGCACGGTCGCCGGATGCAAGCTGGAGACTCTTCAAGAACACCTCCAGGGTCTGGACGAACGGATCGGCGCACTGTCCGAAACCCGCACCTCTCTGGCCGGGCTCATCTCCGCCGCCCAGGCCCGC